In Edaphobacter paludis, a single window of DNA contains:
- the purL gene encoding phosphoribosylformylglycinamidine synthase subunit PurL, translated as MPNTQVQHPVQTPSPATITPALLKQHSITPDEYTRIEAALGRTPSLTELGIFSVMWSEHCSYKSSRVHLKRLPTKSDLVVQGPGENAGIIDVGDGWACAFKIESHNHPSYIEPYQGAATGVGGILRDIFTMNARPLAVMDSLRFGPLDEAEPDETLRRRNHAVATGIVHGVAGYGNCFGVPNLGGETRFETCYSGNPLLNAFALGLVKRDEIFYAKATGVGNPVIYVGAKTGRDGIHGATMASEEFTEGSEQKRPNVQMGDPFMEKLLLEACLEAMATGAVLGIQDMGAAGLTCSTCEMGARGDLGLTVELDLVPQRETGMSSYEIMLSESQERMLLVADKPRAQEVLDVFTKWGLDASIVGTVTAEPNMRITQHGELVADIPNKSLTDDAPVYHRPVGTWTAPVPVDPPAAVLEDLKKPRDYTADLKKLLASANICDKRWVFEQYDSMVQTNTVQGPGGEAGVMRIKGTQRGLAMALAGNGRWTYLDPKLGAMHAVAEAARKVACTGAKPVAATNCLNFGNPEKPEIMAQLSSAIDGIAEACIALGTPVTGGNVSLYNETKGEGIYPTPVLGIVGIIDDVTKSVPAHFQRVGDKVLLLQSTLETPASQQHELGSSEYAKSTYGALWGGPPWLDLSAEAALHKALALLAERGLIHSAKDIADGGLAVALAESGFQHNIGVKATLGALSEAEYVTALFAENATEVLVTCSVEDYGIICTLLDEAGDIWPLDLGETIPERVEIFAGEVPLVEAALNGLKEPWSLAMESQLAAEVVTA; from the coding sequence ATGCCCAATACGCAAGTTCAGCACCCAGTTCAGACACCCTCCCCCGCTACCATTACTCCGGCGCTGCTTAAGCAGCACAGCATTACGCCGGACGAGTACACGCGCATTGAAGCTGCGCTTGGACGTACGCCCAGCCTGACCGAGCTGGGGATTTTTTCCGTGATGTGGTCGGAGCATTGCTCTTATAAGTCGTCGCGCGTGCATTTGAAGCGGCTGCCGACCAAGAGCGATCTGGTGGTGCAGGGGCCCGGAGAGAATGCCGGGATCATCGACGTAGGCGATGGCTGGGCCTGCGCTTTTAAGATTGAATCGCACAATCATCCCTCGTATATCGAGCCATATCAGGGCGCGGCTACAGGCGTCGGCGGTATTCTGCGCGATATTTTCACGATGAATGCGCGCCCGCTGGCGGTGATGGATTCGCTGCGGTTTGGACCTCTGGACGAAGCCGAGCCGGATGAGACGCTGCGGCGGCGGAACCATGCCGTGGCCACTGGCATTGTTCACGGCGTAGCCGGATATGGGAATTGCTTTGGGGTTCCTAATCTGGGTGGAGAGACACGGTTTGAGACCTGCTACTCCGGCAATCCGCTGCTGAATGCGTTTGCGCTGGGGCTGGTAAAGCGCGACGAGATCTTCTATGCCAAGGCGACCGGTGTGGGCAATCCGGTGATTTATGTCGGCGCCAAGACCGGACGTGATGGGATTCATGGCGCCACGATGGCCTCGGAGGAGTTCACCGAAGGCAGTGAGCAGAAGCGGCCCAATGTGCAGATGGGCGATCCGTTTATGGAGAAGCTGCTGCTGGAAGCATGCCTTGAGGCGATGGCGACCGGAGCGGTTCTTGGGATTCAGGACATGGGCGCAGCGGGTTTGACATGCTCGACCTGCGAGATGGGCGCTCGTGGCGATCTGGGTTTGACAGTCGAGCTTGATCTGGTGCCGCAACGCGAGACAGGGATGTCGAGCTACGAGATTATGCTTTCTGAGTCGCAGGAGCGGATGCTGCTGGTGGCGGACAAGCCTCGGGCGCAGGAGGTTCTCGACGTCTTCACGAAGTGGGGACTGGATGCCTCGATCGTCGGGACAGTCACGGCTGAGCCGAACATGCGGATTACGCAGCATGGCGAACTGGTCGCTGATATTCCGAACAAGAGTTTGACTGACGACGCTCCGGTGTACCACCGCCCCGTGGGAACGTGGACGGCTCCGGTGCCGGTGGATCCTCCGGCAGCGGTTCTGGAAGATTTGAAGAAGCCGCGGGACTACACCGCCGATTTGAAGAAGCTGCTGGCCAGCGCGAATATCTGCGATAAGCGCTGGGTGTTTGAGCAGTATGACTCGATGGTGCAGACCAATACTGTGCAGGGGCCGGGCGGCGAAGCTGGCGTGATGCGCATCAAGGGCACACAGCGCGGGCTGGCTATGGCTCTGGCGGGGAATGGACGCTGGACCTACCTCGATCCGAAGCTGGGAGCGATGCACGCTGTAGCCGAGGCTGCTAGAAAAGTTGCTTGTACCGGCGCTAAGCCGGTCGCGGCGACAAACTGCCTGAACTTTGGGAATCCGGAGAAGCCGGAGATTATGGCACAGCTTTCGAGCGCAATCGATGGCATCGCTGAGGCTTGTATCGCCCTGGGAACGCCGGTTACAGGTGGGAATGTTTCGCTCTACAACGAGACCAAGGGCGAGGGGATCTATCCGACTCCGGTGTTGGGAATTGTTGGGATTATTGACGATGTAACGAAGAGCGTGCCGGCACATTTTCAGCGCGTCGGGGACAAGGTGTTGCTGCTGCAATCGACCCTTGAGACTCCCGCATCACAGCAGCACGAGCTGGGAAGTTCGGAGTACGCCAAGTCGACGTACGGAGCGCTGTGGGGTGGCCCACCATGGCTGGATCTGAGCGCCGAGGCAGCACTCCATAAGGCGCTGGCGCTACTCGCCGAGCGTGGACTGATTCACTCGGCGAAGGACATTGCGGATGGTGGATTGGCTGTGGCTCTGGCTGAGTCCGGCTTTCAACACAATATCGGAGTGAAGGCGACACTTGGCGCGTTATCGGAGGCCGAGTATGTGACCGCTCTGTTCGCAGAGAATGCAACGGAAGTGCTGGTGACCTGTTCCGTGGAGGACTACGGAATCATTTGCACACTGTTGGATGAGGCGGGTGATATCTGGCCGCTCGATCTTGGTGAGACGATTCCCGAGAGAGTAGAGATCTTTGCGGGCGAGGTCCCTCTGGTTGAGGCGGCATTGAACGGGCTGAAAGAGCCTTGGAGCCTGGCAATGGAGTCGCAGTTGGCGGCGGAGGTAGTGACGGCGTGA
- a CDS encoding DUF5996 family protein, with amino-acid sequence MAGMVTNGAAAWPSLVWDEWAATANTLHMWTQIVGKTRLALTPLQNHWWNVPLYVTARGLGTSAMDYVGKGGDDVLDIEFDFVAHELHFRMGSGKAMSVPLRAQTVADFYKEYRGCLVSLGVDVKIDPMPCELANPIRFDLDTEHRSYDREYAQRFWRVLMETEKVFRRFGTGFLGKVSPVHFFWGSFDLAVTRFSGRPAPPRAGADAIQREAYSHEVISAGFWPGNGGYGAAAFYCYAAPVPEGLAEAKIRPAAAGWDKALGEFILKYEDVRSQASPETALMEFLESAYAAAADAAKWDRAALERQ; translated from the coding sequence ATGGCCGGGATGGTGACGAACGGCGCGGCGGCGTGGCCGTCGCTGGTGTGGGACGAGTGGGCAGCAACGGCGAATACGCTGCACATGTGGACGCAGATCGTCGGCAAGACACGGCTGGCGCTGACTCCTCTTCAGAATCATTGGTGGAATGTGCCGCTGTATGTGACCGCGCGGGGGCTTGGCACGTCCGCGATGGACTATGTCGGTAAGGGGGGCGACGATGTGCTGGATATCGAGTTTGATTTTGTGGCGCACGAGCTGCACTTTCGGATGGGATCGGGGAAGGCAATGTCGGTGCCGTTGAGGGCGCAGACGGTGGCGGATTTCTATAAGGAGTATCGAGGATGCCTGGTTTCGCTGGGGGTTGACGTGAAGATCGATCCGATGCCTTGCGAGCTGGCGAATCCGATCCGGTTTGATCTGGATACGGAGCATAGGTCGTATGACCGGGAGTACGCGCAGCGGTTCTGGCGGGTGCTGATGGAGACGGAGAAGGTCTTTCGACGGTTTGGCACGGGGTTTCTGGGGAAGGTGAGCCCGGTGCACTTCTTCTGGGGCAGCTTTGATTTGGCGGTGACGAGGTTCTCGGGGCGGCCGGCTCCTCCGCGTGCAGGGGCGGATGCAATCCAGCGGGAGGCTTACTCGCATGAGGTCATCAGTGCGGGATTCTGGCCGGGGAATGGGGGTTACGGCGCGGCGGCGTTTTATTGCTATGCGGCTCCGGTCCCTGAGGGATTGGCGGAGGCGAAGATTCGACCGGCTGCGGCTGGATGGGATAAGGCATTGGGGGAGTTCATCTTGAAGTACGAAGATGTGCGGTCGCAGGCCTCGCCGGAGACGGCGTTGATGGAGTTTTTAGAAAGTGCGTATGCGGCTGCGGCCGATGCGGCGAAGTGGGACCGCGCCGCGCTCGAACGGCAGTAG
- the dut gene encoding dUTP diphosphatase, whose product MASVAAMELDDLQSGVGSPRGQSPKIKVLKMHPEAQLPKYAHTGVYGDLAADVYAVADVAIAAGATVAVPTGIAMEFPSTHGALVEDRSGLAVRGVTTLAGVIDPGYRGELKVVVTNLSAATVEVKAGERIAQLRIVQRIEAQFEEVAELDEAARGSAGFGSTGA is encoded by the coding sequence ATGGCTTCTGTTGCAGCGATGGAGTTGGATGATTTGCAGAGTGGTGTGGGCTCGCCGCGGGGCCAGTCTCCGAAGATTAAGGTTTTGAAGATGCATCCGGAGGCTCAACTGCCAAAATACGCGCACACCGGCGTCTACGGGGACCTGGCGGCCGATGTTTATGCCGTAGCCGACGTGGCGATTGCCGCTGGGGCGACGGTAGCGGTGCCGACCGGCATTGCGATGGAGTTTCCTTCGACACATGGAGCGCTGGTGGAAGACCGCTCAGGGCTGGCGGTGCGTGGGGTGACCACGCTGGCTGGCGTAATCGATCCCGGATATCGCGGTGAGTTGAAGGTCGTGGTCACGAATTTGAGCGCGGCCACGGTTGAGGTGAAGGCCGGGGAGCGGATCGCGCAGCTTCGCATCGTGCAGCGGATTGAGGCGCAGTTTGAAGAGGTGGCGGAACTGGACGAGGCGGCGCGTGGGTCTGCAGGATTTGGGAGTACGGGCGCTTAG
- a CDS encoding glycosyltransferase, with product MAVSVAATVLNEVDDIPGLVASLTDQILVPAEIIIVDGGSADGTWEWLLNAKAQYPTLIPIRDESCNLKQSPGPIARGRNVAIAAATSDVIACADAGCTYRPDWLSRLTAPIVAGASEYAVGGSCIDPASSTVWDIASAPFFGVKLNPNEPTKSCTARSMAFRKELWQRVGGFPETVFLGEDTLFDAKVRKLVTPAFPERAKAFYRPRHALKSALSQLASYAIADGAIGIRPARLFRNLARCVVEVLAIIDLRWNPIPLLCILALENYFAFRLDWRSLQKATFRVLAARLVFSLMVPWVVSWNQIKGGITKAHQANRQNAS from the coding sequence ATGGCCGTCAGCGTTGCAGCAACCGTCCTCAACGAAGTGGACGACATCCCCGGTCTCGTAGCCAGCCTCACCGACCAGATCCTCGTTCCCGCCGAGATCATCATCGTCGACGGCGGCTCCGCCGACGGCACCTGGGAGTGGCTGCTCAATGCCAAAGCTCAATACCCCACCCTCATCCCCATCCGCGACGAGAGCTGCAACCTGAAACAATCTCCCGGCCCCATTGCGCGTGGACGCAACGTAGCGATCGCCGCCGCCACCTCCGACGTAATCGCCTGCGCCGACGCAGGCTGCACCTACCGCCCCGACTGGCTCAGCCGCCTGACCGCCCCCATCGTCGCCGGTGCTTCCGAATATGCGGTAGGCGGCTCCTGCATCGACCCCGCCTCCTCCACAGTCTGGGACATAGCCTCCGCCCCCTTCTTCGGCGTCAAGCTCAATCCCAACGAGCCCACAAAATCCTGCACTGCCCGCTCCATGGCCTTCCGCAAAGAACTCTGGCAGCGCGTAGGCGGCTTCCCCGAGACCGTCTTCCTTGGCGAAGATACCCTATTCGACGCGAAGGTTCGCAAGCTTGTCACTCCAGCCTTCCCCGAGCGCGCCAAGGCCTTCTACCGCCCCCGTCACGCCTTGAAATCAGCGCTCAGCCAGCTCGCAAGCTACGCCATAGCCGACGGCGCAATTGGTATCCGTCCCGCGCGCCTGTTCCGCAACCTGGCACGCTGCGTCGTCGAGGTGCTGGCCATCATCGACCTGCGTTGGAACCCCATCCCGCTGTTGTGTATCCTCGCGCTCGAAAACTACTTCGCCTTCCGCCTCGACTGGCGCAGCCTGCAAAAGGCGACCTTCCGTGTTCTGGCAGCCCGCTTAGTCTTCTCCCTGATGGTGCCGTGGGTGGTCAGCTGGAATCAGATCAAGGGTGGAATCACAAAAGCTCACCAGGCCAACCGTCAAAACGCGAGTTAG
- a CDS encoding methyltransferase domain-containing protein: MPQPNPSPQPAASPMPLSRRLFRRIKSGALRPEAAYRLYLKLKFGTGQPVAKPKLPLPNGTLKSRAEWERALEEAKVARLPLHRGDEKNWDHLAAVFAILGSTTTSARVLDAGAEFYSNVLPTLFAYGYRNLYGINLSFTGEARRGPIRYLHGDITQTSFADGYFDAVSCMSVIEHGVPLEGYLREMHRVLKPGGLLITSTDYYPTAIDTRGKMAHGAAIKVFTKAEIQEILRLAEQIGFESTGPVDLDCSERPVRWEQFGLEYSFVIFTLRKKA; encoded by the coding sequence ATGCCTCAGCCGAACCCTTCGCCGCAACCTGCTGCTTCTCCGATGCCATTGTCGCGGAGGCTTTTTCGCCGTATCAAGAGCGGCGCATTACGGCCCGAGGCCGCCTACCGGCTCTATCTCAAACTGAAGTTCGGCACGGGACAGCCTGTGGCGAAACCGAAGCTGCCGCTGCCGAATGGAACCCTGAAGAGCCGGGCTGAATGGGAGAGAGCGTTGGAAGAGGCCAAAGTGGCGCGGCTTCCACTGCACCGGGGGGATGAGAAGAACTGGGACCATCTTGCGGCGGTGTTTGCCATTCTCGGCTCAACGACGACCTCGGCGCGGGTCCTCGATGCGGGCGCGGAGTTTTACAGCAATGTGCTGCCGACGCTGTTTGCGTATGGTTACCGCAACCTCTATGGGATCAATCTTTCGTTTACCGGCGAAGCTCGCCGGGGGCCGATTCGCTACCTGCACGGCGATATTACGCAGACCTCTTTTGCCGACGGCTACTTTGACGCCGTGAGCTGCATGAGTGTGATCGAGCATGGGGTTCCGTTGGAGGGCTATTTGCGGGAGATGCATCGGGTGCTCAAGCCCGGGGGACTGCTGATTACCTCGACGGATTACTATCCGACGGCGATCGATACGCGGGGGAAGATGGCGCATGGGGCTGCAATCAAAGTCTTTACCAAGGCAGAGATTCAGGAGATTCTGCGACTGGCGGAGCAGATTGGATTCGAGAGCACCGGTCCTGTTGATCTGGACTGCAGTGAGCGGCCGGTGCGTTGGGAGCAGTTCGGGTTGGAGTACAGCTTTGTGATCTTTACGTTGCGAAAGAAGGCCTAA